A region of Streptomyces paludis DNA encodes the following proteins:
- a CDS encoding magnesium and cobalt transport protein CorA produces MPAVIVDCAIYRGGRRTDGPADFSDALAEARAEGDAFLWLGLHEATVKEFELVSREFGLHPLAVEDALTAHQRPKLEVYDDSLFMVLKPVVYDHGSDSVSTGELMVFIGDSFVVTVRHGEGAPLAAVRSRLEAEPEVLKHGPTAVMYAVSDAIVDHYIEVAGELQADLEELEADVFAPDGGDGAGGPRARDAATGTPTAARIYGFKRQVLEFRRASGPLAAPMARLSGTGVPFVHEHAQPFFRDVNDHLLHANEQVEGLDRLLSDILSAHLAQMGVRQNDDMRKISAWAAMAAVPTMVAGIYGMNFRHMPELRYVWAYPAVLTFMALVVFGLHRQFKRRGWL; encoded by the coding sequence ATGCCCGCCGTGATCGTGGACTGCGCCATCTACCGCGGCGGACGCCGTACCGACGGGCCCGCCGACTTCTCCGACGCCCTCGCCGAGGCCCGGGCCGAGGGCGACGCGTTCCTCTGGCTCGGGCTGCACGAGGCCACGGTGAAGGAGTTCGAGCTGGTGAGCCGCGAGTTCGGGCTGCATCCGCTGGCCGTGGAGGACGCGCTCACCGCGCATCAGCGGCCCAAGCTGGAGGTCTACGACGACTCGCTGTTCATGGTCCTCAAGCCCGTGGTCTACGACCACGGCAGCGACAGCGTGTCCACGGGCGAGCTGATGGTCTTCATAGGCGACTCGTTCGTCGTGACCGTCCGGCACGGCGAGGGCGCCCCGCTGGCGGCCGTACGGAGCCGGCTGGAGGCGGAGCCCGAGGTGCTCAAGCACGGGCCCACCGCCGTCATGTACGCGGTCAGTGACGCGATCGTCGACCACTACATCGAGGTGGCCGGGGAGTTGCAGGCCGATCTGGAGGAGCTGGAGGCCGATGTCTTCGCGCCGGACGGCGGCGACGGCGCCGGCGGGCCCCGCGCCCGGGACGCGGCGACCGGGACGCCGACCGCGGCGCGGATCTACGGATTCAAGCGGCAGGTACTGGAGTTCCGCCGGGCCAGCGGCCCGCTCGCGGCGCCGATGGCCCGGCTCTCCGGGACCGGGGTGCCCTTCGTCCATGAGCACGCGCAGCCGTTCTTCCGGGACGTCAACGACCATCTGCTGCACGCCAACGAGCAGGTGGAGGGGCTCGACCGGCTGCTCTCCGACATCCTGTCCGCGCATCTCGCGCAGATGGGCGTCCGGCAGAACGACGACATGCGGAAGATCTCGGCGTGGGCCGCCATGGCCGCCGTGCCCACCATGGTCGCCGGGATCTACGGGATGAACTTCCGGCACATGCCGGAGCTGAGGTACGTATGGGCTTATCCGGCCGTGCTCACCTTCATGGCGCTCGTGGTCTTCGGGCTGCACCGCCAGTTCAAACGGCGCGGCTGGCTCTGA
- a CDS encoding LLM class F420-dependent oxidoreductase produces MRLGINLGYWGAGMDGDNLAVAQEADRLGYDVCWAAEAYGSDAPTVLSWVAAHTESIDVGSAILQIPARQPAMTAMTAATLDSLSGGRFRLGLGVSGPQVSEGWYGVKFDKPLARTREYVEIVRRAMSRERLSYEGEHWTLPLPGGPGKPLKLTVHPEREHIPLYIAAIGPKNLEQTGEIADGALLIFPSAGHLEETAIRYLRAGREKAGLTMDGFDVCPTVPLAVGTDIAALADTFRPYTALYVGGMGSRKQNFYNQLAQRMGYEKEAAEIQDKYLSGDKTGAGAAVPHELIDSTTLLGTVERIADRMTEYAEAGVTTLTLAPAGFTLDERLAALRTGTEALERAGLAS; encoded by the coding sequence ATGCGGCTCGGCATCAATCTCGGTTACTGGGGCGCGGGAATGGACGGGGACAACCTCGCCGTCGCGCAGGAGGCGGACCGGCTCGGCTATGACGTCTGCTGGGCGGCCGAGGCGTACGGCTCCGACGCCCCGACCGTACTGAGCTGGGTGGCCGCGCACACCGAGTCCATCGACGTCGGCTCCGCGATCCTCCAGATCCCCGCGCGCCAGCCCGCGATGACCGCGATGACCGCGGCCACCCTCGACTCCCTCTCCGGCGGCCGGTTCCGGCTCGGCCTCGGCGTCTCGGGACCGCAGGTCTCCGAGGGCTGGTACGGCGTGAAGTTCGACAAGCCGCTGGCCCGCACCCGCGAGTACGTCGAGATCGTCCGCCGCGCCATGTCCCGGGAGCGGCTCTCGTACGAGGGCGAGCACTGGACGCTGCCGCTGCCCGGCGGCCCCGGCAAGCCGCTGAAGCTCACGGTGCACCCGGAGCGCGAGCACATCCCGCTCTACATCGCGGCGATCGGCCCGAAGAACCTGGAGCAGACCGGCGAGATCGCGGACGGCGCGCTGCTGATCTTCCCCTCCGCCGGTCATCTGGAGGAGACCGCGATCCGGTATCTGCGGGCGGGCCGCGAGAAGGCCGGTCTGACCATGGACGGCTTCGACGTCTGTCCCACCGTGCCGCTCGCCGTCGGCACGGACATCGCCGCGCTCGCGGACACGTTCCGCCCGTACACCGCCCTGTACGTCGGCGGTATGGGCAGCCGGAAGCAGAACTTCTACAACCAGCTCGCGCAGCGCATGGGGTACGAGAAGGAGGCCGCCGAGATCCAGGACAAGTACCTCTCCGGCGACAAGACCGGCGCGGGCGCCGCCGTACCGCACGAGCTGATCGACTCGACGACGCTGCTCGGTACGGTCGAGCGGATCGCCGACCGGATGACGGAGTACGCGGAGGCGGGCGTCACCACGCTGACCCTCGCGCCCGCCGGATTCACCCTGGACGAGCGGCTCGCCGCGCTGCGGACCGGCACCGAGGCCCTGGAGCGCGCCGGGCTCGCCTCGTAA
- a CDS encoding aldo/keto reductase, which yields MEQRHLGRTGLRVSRIGLGTLTWGRDTDEHDAADQLKTFWEVGGTLVDTADVYGGGEAEYLLGRILERLIPRRDLIIATKAGSVPDPYRRFDGSRGHLLAALDDSLERLGTDYVDLWQVHAFDTETPLDETLSALDIAVTSGRARYAGVSNFCGWQLAKAATWQLAAPGTRTRLASTQMEYSLLQRGVEREVLPAANDLGVGLLPSSPLGRGVLTGKYRHSTPPDSRGASEQMAPFVEPYLDGAARRIVDAVATAADGLATTPLEVALAWVRDRPGVVAPIVGARNAQQLSAALSVESLSLPDEICRALDDVSAPVHRYPDQDWSTL from the coding sequence ATGGAGCAGAGGCATCTCGGCCGTACCGGCCTGCGTGTGTCCAGGATCGGGCTCGGCACCCTGACCTGGGGACGGGACACCGACGAACATGACGCCGCCGACCAGTTGAAGACGTTCTGGGAGGTCGGCGGCACCCTGGTCGACACGGCCGACGTGTACGGGGGCGGGGAGGCCGAGTATCTGCTCGGCCGCATCCTTGAGCGGCTCATACCGCGCCGGGACCTGATCATCGCGACGAAGGCCGGCAGTGTGCCCGATCCGTACCGGCGCTTCGACGGGTCCCGGGGGCATCTGCTCGCGGCCCTGGACGACTCGCTGGAGCGGCTCGGGACGGACTATGTCGATCTGTGGCAGGTCCACGCCTTCGACACCGAGACCCCGCTGGACGAGACGCTCAGCGCGCTGGACATCGCGGTCACCAGCGGCCGGGCGCGATACGCGGGGGTGTCGAACTTCTGCGGCTGGCAGCTGGCCAAGGCCGCCACCTGGCAGCTCGCCGCGCCCGGGACACGCACCCGGCTGGCCAGCACCCAGATGGAGTACTCCCTGCTCCAGCGCGGGGTGGAGCGCGAGGTGCTGCCGGCCGCGAACGATCTCGGGGTGGGGCTGCTGCCCTCGTCCCCGCTCGGCCGCGGGGTCCTCACCGGCAAGTACCGGCACAGCACCCCGCCGGACTCGCGGGGCGCGTCCGAGCAGATGGCGCCGTTCGTCGAGCCCTATCTCGACGGCGCGGCGCGGCGGATCGTGGACGCGGTCGCGACGGCCGCCGACGGGCTGGCGACGACCCCGCTGGAAGTGGCGCTGGCCTGGGTCAGGGACCGTCCGGGGGTGGTCGCGCCGATCGTCGGCGCGCGCAACGCGCAGCAGCTCTCGGCCGCGCTGTCAGTGGAGAGCCTTAGTCTTCCTGACGAGATCTGCCGGGCGCTCGACGATGTGTCGGCGCCTGTGCACCGCTATCCCGATCAGGACTGGAGCACGCTGTGA
- a CDS encoding helix-hairpin-helix domain-containing protein, translated as MEHAVSTDRDPAAVEEAEPVPVPETEPADTDADTDIGADTDTDADTDAPSGTAEPKAAEPEVSEAAAELAAQRELRERIERRKAEKEGPIAAGTKLSGQAADLLAAVRAMESGAPVDPSLLARAAPVRTPAPAPVPDRAPVPARPAAPAAPGRAAEAPPEAMAAVRGVLGEGGAPEALAGQLCAALGERAADALRANPWLLLAVPGVRPEQADGFARALLGAACGPGDERRAAALVGRLLERAALRGHTALDASSVRTALAGHAVPDPDEAVRHAVAEGAVLVFREGADDLGADDFEADGFESGDSEETAEEPHGTDGTGAADGGGAGDAPPAPVLLGLDRYALAEESLADGLARLVKTARETSGAARGGAAWAEAAAGAPSPSAAELIRAVADHGLVLHTGGEAARAEPVALAAAARALGLRAVVAAHSENGRARLDPAGGAGTGVVTVAGLLAGAEGPGRDADGAFALDLLVVLDAPQLDVETAAMLVESLPDGGRLVLSGDPGVLWSAGAGRVFADLLAAGVCPRVASRTPDPGPLGELVSGIGAGELAPVEAPGKEVVIVPVRDAGEAVHRAVQLVAESVPRAFGVAAGETQVITVGHGGPCGTRALNAALKQRLNPGPGAFGGFDPGDRVAYVPAPGRALQGAVVSADAEGLRLDCAGTPVVVARDRVERAVRHGWALTAHQAAGMRWPAAVVVLPGDAAQGLNRPWVYTAFSRGDRHLSVVHGVDQALARAVTDIPSEERTTRLRPLLTALLAPVAVPQG; from the coding sequence CTGGAGCACGCTGTGAGTACGGATCGCGACCCCGCCGCCGTGGAGGAGGCCGAGCCCGTGCCGGTGCCCGAGACCGAGCCCGCCGACACCGACGCTGACACCGACATCGGTGCTGACACTGACACCGACGCTGACACCGACGCGCCGTCCGGCACGGCCGAGCCCAAGGCGGCCGAGCCCGAAGTGTCCGAAGCCGCCGCCGAGTTGGCGGCGCAGCGGGAGCTGCGGGAGCGGATCGAGCGGCGCAAGGCGGAGAAGGAGGGGCCGATCGCCGCGGGGACGAAGCTGAGCGGGCAGGCCGCCGATCTGCTCGCCGCCGTGCGGGCCATGGAGAGCGGCGCCCCGGTGGACCCGTCCCTGCTGGCGCGGGCCGCGCCCGTACGGACGCCCGCGCCCGCCCCCGTACCGGATCGGGCGCCCGTCCCGGCGCGGCCGGCCGCGCCCGCCGCCCCCGGCCGGGCCGCCGAGGCGCCGCCGGAGGCGATGGCGGCCGTACGGGGCGTGCTCGGGGAGGGCGGGGCCCCGGAGGCGCTCGCCGGACAGCTCTGCGCCGCGCTCGGGGAGCGGGCCGCCGACGCGCTGCGCGCGAATCCGTGGCTGCTGCTCGCCGTACCGGGCGTACGGCCCGAGCAGGCCGACGGGTTCGCGCGGGCGCTGCTGGGAGCGGCGTGCGGCCCGGGTGACGAGCGGCGGGCCGCCGCGCTGGTCGGCCGGCTGCTGGAGCGCGCCGCGCTCCGGGGCCATACGGCGCTGGACGCGTCGTCGGTGCGCACCGCGCTCGCCGGGCACGCGGTGCCCGACCCGGACGAGGCCGTACGGCACGCCGTCGCCGAGGGGGCCGTGCTGGTGTTCCGGGAGGGCGCCGACGACCTCGGCGCCGATGACTTCGAGGCCGACGGCTTCGAGTCCGGGGACAGCGAGGAGACGGCCGAGGAGCCCCACGGCACGGACGGGACCGGGGCCGCCGACGGAGGCGGGGCCGGGGACGCCCCGCCCGCGCCGGTGCTGCTGGGCCTCGACCGGTACGCGCTCGCCGAGGAGAGCCTCGCCGACGGGCTCGCGCGGCTGGTGAAGACCGCCCGGGAGACCTCCGGGGCGGCCCGGGGCGGCGCGGCATGGGCGGAGGCCGCCGCGGGGGCCCCCTCGCCCTCGGCCGCCGAGCTGATCCGCGCCGTCGCGGACCACGGGCTGGTCCTGCACACCGGCGGCGAGGCGGCGCGCGCCGAGCCGGTCGCCCTGGCCGCCGCGGCACGCGCGCTCGGCCTGCGCGCGGTGGTCGCGGCCCACAGCGAGAACGGCCGCGCGCGGCTGGACCCGGCCGGCGGCGCCGGGACCGGCGTGGTCACCGTGGCCGGGCTGCTGGCCGGCGCGGAGGGCCCCGGTCGGGACGCGGACGGCGCCTTCGCGCTCGATCTCCTCGTGGTGCTGGACGCGCCGCAGCTGGACGTGGAGACGGCCGCGATGCTCGTGGAGTCCCTGCCGGACGGCGGCCGGCTGGTGCTCAGCGGCGACCCCGGGGTGCTGTGGTCGGCGGGCGCCGGGCGGGTCTTCGCGGATCTGCTGGCGGCCGGGGTGTGCCCGCGCGTCGCTTCCCGTACACCCGATCCCGGCCCGCTGGGCGAGCTGGTCTCGGGGATCGGCGCCGGTGAGCTGGCTCCGGTGGAGGCGCCCGGCAAGGAGGTCGTGATCGTCCCGGTGCGGGACGCCGGCGAGGCGGTGCACCGGGCCGTACAGCTGGTGGCGGAGTCGGTGCCGCGCGCCTTCGGCGTGGCCGCCGGCGAGACCCAGGTGATCACCGTGGGCCACGGCGGCCCCTGCGGGACCCGCGCGCTCAACGCGGCGCTCAAGCAGCGGCTCAACCCGGGCCCGGGCGCGTTCGGCGGCTTCGACCCCGGGGACAGGGTCGCGTACGTACCGGCGCCGGGCCGGGCGCTCCAGGGCGCGGTGGTCTCGGCGGACGCCGAAGGGCTGCGGCTGGACTGCGCGGGGACACCGGTCGTCGTGGCGCGGGACCGGGTCGAGCGGGCCGTACGCCACGGCTGGGCGCTCACCGCGCACCAGGCGGCGGGGATGCGCTGGCCGGCGGCGGTCGTGGTGCTCCCCGGCGACGCGGCACAGGGGCTGAACCGGCCCTGGGTCTATACGGCGTTCAGCCGGGGGGACCGGCATCTGTCGGTCGTCCACGGCGTCGACCAGGCGCTGGCGCGCGCGGTGACGGACATCCCGTCCGAGGAGCGTACGACCAGGCTGCGCCCGCTGCTGACGGCCCTGCTGGCGCCGGTGGCGGTGCCGCAGGGGTGA
- a CDS encoding DUF5703 family protein produces MPEYEFVDVYVPRGVSRKDAARLLTDHAEYGHWELDRLSLHRDGSRRVRLRRRIIRQVRATW; encoded by the coding sequence ATGCCGGAATACGAATTTGTCGACGTGTACGTGCCGCGCGGAGTCTCCCGCAAGGATGCGGCCCGTCTGCTCACCGACCATGCCGAGTACGGACACTGGGAACTGGACCGTCTGAGCCTGCACCGGGACGGCAGCCGCAGGGTGCGGCTGCGCCGGCGCATCATCCGTCAGGTGCGCGCCACCTGGTGA
- a CDS encoding chaplin, whose product MRQVTRKSLVTVAAAGGVLALGGGYAQADAGAGSTTANSPGVLSGNNVQVPVHVPVNVCGNTIDVVGVLNPAFGNNCANVSGHPAKQQSGGGHGDAYGGGAHTTTPSHGGPHGGTRPGGPHEGGSHPGATHTVPAGGSHAGGGAHAGNTTANSPGVGSGNSVEVPIDIPVNVCGNSIDIIGLLNPVFGNGCANVETPVVTPPVGPEHPVTPGRPGQPTEVRAVPPAPEQVSTPSTPNTPETHSVAKPGEEKEVLASTGAGGLGIAIPAGAGLLLAGSILYRRARAAA is encoded by the coding sequence ATGAGGCAGGTCACGCGCAAGAGCCTGGTCACCGTGGCGGCAGCGGGCGGCGTGCTCGCGCTCGGCGGCGGTTACGCGCAGGCGGACGCCGGAGCCGGCAGCACCACGGCGAACTCCCCGGGCGTGCTGTCCGGGAACAACGTCCAGGTGCCCGTACACGTCCCGGTCAACGTGTGCGGCAACACCATCGACGTCGTCGGAGTGCTCAACCCGGCCTTCGGCAACAACTGCGCCAATGTGTCGGGCCACCCGGCCAAGCAGCAGTCCGGCGGCGGACACGGTGACGCGTACGGCGGCGGCGCGCACACCACCACCCCGTCGCACGGCGGCCCGCACGGCGGTACGCGGCCGGGCGGCCCCCACGAGGGCGGCTCGCACCCCGGTGCCACCCACACCGTCCCGGCGGGCGGCTCACACGCCGGCGGCGGCGCCCACGCGGGCAACACCACGGCCAACTCGCCCGGTGTCGGCTCCGGCAACAGCGTCGAGGTGCCGATCGACATCCCCGTGAACGTGTGCGGGAACAGCATCGACATCATCGGGCTGCTCAACCCGGTCTTCGGCAACGGCTGCGCGAACGTCGAGACGCCCGTCGTCACCCCGCCGGTGGGGCCGGAGCACCCCGTCACACCGGGCCGGCCCGGTCAGCCGACCGAGGTCCGCGCGGTGCCCCCGGCCCCGGAGCAGGTGTCCACACCGAGCACACCGAACACACCGGAGACCCACTCCGTCGCGAAGCCCGGGGAGGAGAAGGAGGTCCTCGCCTCGACCGGAGCGGGCGGACTCGGGATCGCGATCCCGGCCGGCGCCGGACTGCTGCTCGCGGGCAGCATCCTCTACCGCCGCGCCCGCGCCGCGGCGTAA
- the chpH gene encoding chaplin ChpH yields the protein MLKKVVTAAAVTGGLVLAGAGMAVADSGAHAAAVGSPGVLSGNVIQVPIHLPVNVCGNSINVIGLLNPAFGNTCINK from the coding sequence ATGCTCAAGAAGGTCGTCACTGCTGCGGCTGTCACCGGTGGTCTCGTGCTCGCGGGCGCGGGCATGGCCGTCGCGGACTCCGGCGCGCACGCCGCTGCCGTGGGCTCCCCCGGTGTGCTTTCGGGCAACGTCATCCAGGTCCCGATCCACCTGCCGGTCAACGTGTGCGGCAACTCGATCAACGTGATCGGTCTGCTGAACCCGGCTTTCGGCAACACCTGCATCAACAAGTGA
- a CDS encoding M20/M25/M40 family metallo-hydrolase, whose product MGEPNAGRAVSGEDEVVDLCRDLIRIDTSNYGDHSGPGERLAAEYVAEKLAEVGLEPKIFESHKGRASTVARIEGEDPSRPALLIHGHTDVVPANAEDWRHHPFSGEIADGCVWGRGAVDMKDMDAMTLAVVRDRMRSGRKPPRDIVLAFLADEEAGGTYGARYLVDKHPGLFDGVTEAISEVGGFSFTVNENLRLYLVETAQKGMHWMRLTVDGTAGHGSMTNNDNAITELCEAVGRLGRHQWPVRVTKTVRSFLDELSDALGTPLDPEDMDATLAKLGGIAKMIGATLRNSAAPTMLGAGYKVNVIPGQATAHVDGRFLPGYEEEFLADLDRILGPRVRREDVHGDKALETSFDGKLVDAMQTALVAEDPIARAVPYMLSGGTDAKSFDDLGIRGFGFAPLKLPPELDFAGMFHGIDERVPVDGLKFGVRVLDRFIDHS is encoded by the coding sequence GTGGGCGAGCCGAACGCGGGCAGGGCCGTATCGGGCGAGGACGAGGTCGTCGACCTCTGCCGGGACCTGATCCGGATCGACACCAGCAACTACGGTGACCACTCGGGGCCGGGGGAGCGGCTCGCCGCCGAGTACGTCGCGGAGAAGCTCGCGGAGGTGGGGCTCGAACCGAAGATCTTCGAGTCGCACAAGGGCCGCGCCTCCACCGTCGCCCGGATCGAGGGCGAGGATCCGTCCCGGCCGGCGCTGCTCATCCACGGGCACACCGATGTCGTCCCGGCCAACGCCGAGGACTGGCGCCACCACCCGTTCTCCGGCGAGATCGCGGACGGCTGCGTGTGGGGCCGGGGCGCCGTCGACATGAAGGACATGGACGCGATGACCCTCGCGGTTGTCCGCGACCGGATGCGCAGCGGCCGCAAGCCCCCGCGCGACATCGTGCTGGCCTTCCTCGCCGACGAGGAGGCGGGCGGCACGTACGGCGCGCGGTATCTCGTCGACAAGCACCCCGGGCTCTTCGACGGGGTGACGGAGGCGATCAGCGAGGTCGGCGGGTTCTCCTTCACCGTCAACGAGAATCTGCGGCTCTATCTCGTGGAGACCGCCCAGAAGGGCATGCACTGGATGCGGCTGACCGTCGACGGCACCGCCGGGCACGGCTCGATGACCAACAACGACAACGCGATCACGGAGCTGTGCGAGGCCGTCGGGCGGCTCGGCCGGCACCAGTGGCCGGTGCGGGTGACCAAGACCGTACGGTCGTTCCTGGACGAGCTGTCCGACGCGCTCGGCACCCCGCTCGACCCCGAGGACATGGACGCCACCCTCGCCAAGCTCGGCGGTATCGCCAAGATGATCGGCGCCACCCTGCGCAACTCCGCCGCCCCCACCATGCTCGGCGCCGGCTACAAGGTGAACGTGATCCCGGGCCAGGCGACCGCCCATGTCGACGGACGGTTCCTGCCGGGGTACGAGGAGGAGTTCCTCGCCGACCTCGACCGGATCCTCGGCCCGCGCGTCCGGCGCGAGGACGTGCACGGCGACAAGGCGCTGGAGACCAGCTTCGACGGGAAGCTGGTGGACGCCATGCAGACCGCGCTGGTCGCCGAGGACCCGATCGCGCGGGCCGTCCCGTACATGCTGTCGGGGGGTACGGACGCCAAGTCCTTCGACGACCTCGGTATCCGCGGCTTCGGGTTCGCCCCGCTGAAGCTGCCGCCGGAGCTGGACTTCGCCGGCATGTTCCACGGGATCGACGAGCGGGTGCCGGTGGACGGGCTGAAGTTCGGGGTGCGCGTCCTTGACCGTTTCATCGATCACAGCTGA
- a CDS encoding DUF4331 domain-containing protein, producing MKPPSVRPRARRVLDRSLLVLGTGALATGLGALTLAPGVSSASSHREAPLIAGDPRADNTDVYAFTSPDRSDTVTLVANWIPFEEPNGGPNFYAFADDARYHIKIDNTGDGRPDVTYTWCFRNIVRDAANQFLYNTGPVRTIDDPNLNFRQVYDLTVTENGRARTLLKDAPVAPSRVGPASMPDYKRLRDQAVRDVPGGAKAFAGQADDPFFADLRVFDLLYGGNLSETGQDTLAGYNVNSVALQIPKKALALRGNPARNPVVGIWSTTERQGAAVTDSRAKDKSAAPGWRQVSRLGNPLVNEVVVPLQYKDAFNALSPDQDRTVQPVVDKVYDPILPKVIQQVYGIPAPKTPRDDLAEIYLTGICKACGPIKADLNAHSLNRDANPRQIVPAEELRLNITVPPTAKPQRLGVLAGDLAGFPNGRRLTDDVIDISLQAVEGAAQTGVLVPALKDGDKVNANDVGFGSVFPYLALPHTKAVNSPRTGTQRSSVLHPDSAAALGGVGALLLGAGGFRVWRRRATTA from the coding sequence ATGAAGCCCCCTTCGGTACGGCCTCGTGCCCGCCGTGTCCTGGACCGTTCCCTGCTCGTGCTGGGTACGGGTGCGCTGGCCACCGGGCTCGGCGCGCTGACCCTGGCGCCGGGCGTCAGCTCGGCCTCCAGCCACCGGGAGGCGCCGCTGATCGCCGGTGATCCCCGGGCGGACAACACGGACGTGTACGCGTTCACCAGCCCGGACAGGTCGGACACGGTGACCCTCGTCGCGAACTGGATTCCGTTCGAGGAGCCCAACGGCGGCCCGAACTTCTACGCGTTCGCCGATGACGCGCGGTACCACATCAAGATCGACAACACGGGTGACGGACGCCCCGACGTCACGTACACCTGGTGCTTCCGCAACATCGTCCGGGACGCCGCGAACCAGTTCCTGTACAACACCGGTCCCGTGCGCACGATCGACGACCCGAATCTCAACTTCCGTCAGGTGTACGACCTGACCGTGACCGAGAACGGCCGCGCCCGCACCCTGCTGAAGGACGCACCGGTCGCGCCGTCGCGGGTGGGCCCCGCCTCGATGCCCGACTACAAGCGCCTGCGCGACCAGGCCGTACGGGACGTGCCCGGCGGCGCGAAGGCGTTCGCCGGACAAGCCGACGACCCGTTCTTCGCCGACCTGCGGGTCTTCGACCTCCTCTACGGCGGCAACCTCAGCGAGACCGGTCAGGACACCCTGGCCGGCTACAACGTGAACTCCGTCGCCCTCCAGATCCCCAAGAAGGCCCTGGCCCTGCGCGGCAATCCGGCCCGCAACCCGGTCGTCGGCATCTGGTCCACGACCGAACGCCAGGGTGCGGCCGTCACCGACAGCCGCGCGAAGGACAAGAGCGCCGCCCCCGGCTGGCGTCAGGTCTCCCGGCTGGGCAACCCGCTGGTCAACGAGGTCGTCGTACCGCTCCAGTACAAGGACGCCTTCAACGCGCTCTCCCCGGACCAGGACCGCACCGTGCAGCCGGTCGTCGACAAGGTCTACGACCCGATCCTGCCCAAGGTGATCCAGCAGGTGTACGGGATCCCCGCGCCGAAGACGCCGCGCGACGACCTCGCCGAGATCTATCTGACCGGTATCTGCAAGGCGTGCGGCCCGATCAAGGCCGACCTCAACGCCCACAGCCTCAACCGGGACGCGAACCCGCGGCAGATCGTCCCGGCCGAGGAACTCCGGCTCAACATCACGGTGCCGCCGACGGCCAAGCCCCAGCGGCTCGGCGTCCTCGCCGGCGACCTGGCCGGATTCCCCAACGGCCGACGGCTGACCGATGACGTCATCGACATCTCCCTCCAGGCTGTCGAAGGCGCCGCACAGACCGGTGTGCTCGTCCCCGCCCTGAAGGACGGCGACAAGGTCAACGCCAACGATGTCGGCTTCGGAAGCGTCTTCCCGTATCTGGCGCTGCCTCACACCAAGGCCGTGAACTCGCCCCGGACGGGGACCCAGCGGTCCTCGGTCCTCCATCCCGACAGCGCCGCGGCGCTCGGCGGAGTGGGCGCGCTGCTGCTCGGCGCGGGCGGGTTCCGCGTCTGGCGCCGCCGGGCCACCACGGCCTGA